A part of Sparus aurata chromosome 19, fSpaAur1.1, whole genome shotgun sequence genomic DNA contains:
- the trpa1b gene encoding transient receptor potential cation channel subfamily A member 1, whose product MNFSREVTRQTSCYTYVIEDEDPALASINVFELAEKGDLALLENLVKKSPEVLSERDECGASPLHHAAAGGYITVIQFITTVKDPQGLNCCDEQGNAPLHWAVESNKEESCRTLLDLGADPNLLNTALMSPLHLAVSLGHNNLVELLLSYSTTDANLQGDLGNTPVILACSINNFEALSILIKHGARLCKQNKLGHFPIHAAAFAGAKKAMEVILKNGEELGHQIEQHINYLDKSRSSPLHLAVRGGNIEAIRFCIANGARIDQQQNDKSTPLHLACTQGATEVVKLMLSSFGQVGDIINLTDGANQTPLHRATIFDHTELAEYLISLGADLNCIDCKGNSPLLLATSCGAWRTVTLLLSKGANVNVRDRCGCNFLHLAILQPKGLKNITEEVLQHNSVKALLNCEDNEGCTPLHYACRLGIHDSVKNMLGLSGQVGLACKSKDKKSALHFAAQYGRINTCQRLLETITDSRLLNEGDERGLTPLHLASKEGHTKVVQLLLRKGALFHCDYKGWSCLHHAASEGYTQTMDILLSANPKLLDKTDEDGNSALHVAAREGHTAAVKLLMNRGAELSLNKTETSFLHEAVQNGRKDVVNAVIDSDRCAEALSLFIPGSTQRCPIMDMIEYLPETYKHLLDSCVKESDDDYNSADYHIEYNFRWLQAPIAVNKATYKTMRVRPLAALNAMVYYNRIELLNHPVCKKYLAMKWLAYGSKAHLLNMFLYLLGLLPLTYLIVTMRPTMNITEAGEHNITMVPVSFPEQSLLRSICMVMVVVMNIYAIGKEVVQISQQRWNYFKDYTNQNDWFSAILSLLFVIPLIINAEGSLHWQAGAVAVLQSWVGFLFYLQRFEGIGIYVVMFWEIMNTLVRIVMLFIFLMLAFSLAFYALMLNQEEFKTVPLSIMQTFVMMVGELNYQNNFLDAYLKQELSFSVLTYVIFANFVLCMPILLVNLMIGLAVGDIAEVQRNASLKRIAMQIDLHTSLEDKLPYWFVKRVDKDSITIYPNRKCSRQFLKKLITGGAEETVEVWSRLQAKSKRCTVIENELNKQKFRMKEMASSLEKQHSLLKLIIQKMEITSEADEYDGPVNVRGRMWPSLSQRSHRGQTLSRWVPLMKAIESKRK is encoded by the exons ATGAACTTCAGCAGGGAGGTGACCCGACAGACCAGTTGTTATACGTATGTGATAGAGGATGAGGACCCAGCCCTGGCTAGCATCAATGTGTTCGAG CTGGCTGAGAAGGGTGACCTGGCTCTCCTGGAGAACCTGGTGAAGAAGAGCCCAGAGGTCCTGAGTGAGAGAGATGAATGTGGAGCCAGTCCCCTTCATCACGCCGCCGCAGGAGGCTACATCACCGTTATTCAATTCATCACCACTGTCAAAGACCCACAGG GGCTGAACTGCTGTGATGAGCAGGGCAATGCGCCCCTGCACTGGGCGGTGGAGAGCAACAAGGAAGAGAGCTGCAGGACTCTTCTGGACCTGGGGGCCGACCCCAACCTGCTCAACACTGCCCTCATGTCCCCTCTGCACCTGGCTGTCAGCCTCGGGCACAACAACCTGGTGGAG ctgctgctgtcctACAGCACCACGGACGCCAATCTTCAGGGAGACCTTGGGAACACCCCGGTGATTCTGGCCTGCTCCATCAATAACTTCGAGGCTCTCAGTATATTG ATAAAGCATGGAGCGCGTCTATGCAAACAGAACAAGCTTGGCCATTTCCCCATCCACGCAGCTGCCTTCGCAGGTGCTAAGAAAGCCATGGAGGTGATCCTGAAGAACG GAGAGGAGCTGGGCCACCAAATTGAGCAACACATCAACTATTTAGACAAGTCCAGGAGCAGTCCCCTCCATCTGGCTGTACGCGGCGGGAACATCGAGGCCATCCGTTTCTGCATCGCAAATGGGGCCAGAATTGACCAGCAACAG AACGACAAGTCCACGCCGCTTCATTTGGCGTGCACCCAGGGCGCCACTGAGGTAGTCAAGCTGATGCTGTCCTCCTTTGGCCAAGTGGGAGACATCATCAACCTAACCGATGGGGCGAATCAGACCCCTCTGCACAG GGCTACGATATTTGACCACACAGAGCTGGCAGAGTACCTAATTTCTTTG GGCGCAGACCTCAACTGCATTGATTGTAAAGGGAACTCTCCCTTGCTGCTGGCCACGAGCTGTGGAGCGTGGAGAACCGTGACTCTGCTGCTGTCCAAGG GGGCCAATGTAAATGTGAGAGACAGGTGCGGCTGTAACTTCCTTCACCTGGCCATTCTGCAGCCCAAGGGTctgaaaaacatcacagaagaagtcctgcag CATAACAGCGTGAAGGCTCTGCTGAACTGTGAGGATAATGAGGGCTGCACCCCACTCCACTACGCTTGCAGACTGGGTATCCATGACTCAGTGAAGAACATGCTGGGCCTCTCGGGGCAGGTCGGCCTCGCATGCAAGTCCAAGGACAAGAAGTCTGCCCTGCACTTTGCTGCCCA gTATGGGCGCATCAATACATGCCAGCGGTTATTGGAGACCATTACAGACTCCCGTTTGCTGAATGAAGGTGATGAGCGGGGCCTGACACCACTCCATTTGGCTTCAAAAGAGGGGCACACCAAAGTTGTGCAGCTGTTGTTGCGCAAAGGAGCTCTGTTTCACTG TGACTACAAGGGCTGGTCCTGTCTGCACCACGCTGCATCTGAAGGATACACACAAACTATGGACATTCTCCTGTCAGCAAATCCCAAGTTACTGGATAAAACAGATGAAGATGGG AACAGTGCGCTCCACGTCGCAGCGAGGGAGGGACATACAGCTGCAGTCAAGCTCCTGATGAATCGGGGAGCAGAGCTCAGCTTAAACAAGACTGAGACATCATTCCTCCATGAAGCTGTGCAGAATGGGAGAAAAGATGTGGTCAACGCTGTAATTGACAGTGACAG ATGTGCTGAAGCTTTGAGCCTGTTCATACCTGGCTCCACTCAGCGGTGCCCCATAATGGACATGATTGAGTATCTTCCTGAGACCTACAAG CACCTTTTGGACAGCTGTGTTAAGGAATCTGACGATGATTACAACAGCGCGGACTACCAT ATTGAATACAATTTCAGGTGGCTCCAAGCTCCCATCGCAGTGAACAAGGCAACGTACAAAACCATGAGAGTTCGGCCACTGGCTGCGCTCAAC GCGATGGTGTATTACAACCGCATTGAACTTCTCAACCACCCTGTCTGCAAGAAGTACCTGGCAATGAAGTG GTTGGCTTATGGGAGCAAGGCACATTTGCTGAACATGTTTCTGTACCTGTTAGGCCTGCTGCCCCTCACTTACCTGATAGTGACTATGAGGCCCACCATGAACATCACTGAGGCAGGCGAACACAACATCACTATGGTGCCCGTATCTTTCCCAGAG CAAAGTCTGCTCCGATCCATCTGCATGGTGATGGTCGTGGTTATGAACATCTACGCCATAGGGAAGGAAGTGGTGCAGATATCGCAACAG CGCTGGAATTACTTCAAGGACTACACCAACCAGAATGACTGGTTTTCAGCCATCCTGTCTCTTCTGTTCGTCATTCCCCTCATAATCAATGCAGAGGGTTCCTTACACTGGCAAGCAGGGGCTGTAGCAGTTTTACAGAGCTGGGTTGGATTCCTCTTTTATCTCCAGAG GTTTGAGGGTATTGGCATCTACGTCGTGATGTTCTGGGAGATCATGAACACACTGGTCCGTATTGTGATGCTGTTCATCTTCCTGATGTTAGCATTCAGTTTGGCTTTCTATGCTCTGATGCTCAACCAG GAAGAGTTTAAAACCGTGCCACTCTCAATCATGCAAACCTTTGTGATGATGGTCGGGGAACTGAACTACCAAAATAACTTCCTGGATGCTTATCTGAAGCAGGAGCTGTCTTTTAGTGTCCTCACTTACGTAATTTTTGCAAACTTTGTCCTGTGCATGCCAATTCTGCTGGTGAACCTCATG ATTGGTTTGGCAGTTGGAGACATCGCCGAAGTACAAAGAAATGCTTCCCTCAAGAGAATAGCCATGCAG ATTGACCTCCATACTTCCCTGGAAGACAAGCTGCCTTATTGGTTTGTGAAGCGAGTCGACAAGGACTCCATCACCATCTACCCCAATCGCAAGTGCTCCAGG CAATTTTTAAAGAAACTCATCACGGGGGGTGCTGAGGAGACAGTTGAAGTCTGGAGTCGTCTGCAGGCCAAATCAAAGAGGTGCACTGTGATAGAGAACGAGCTCAACAAACAGAAGTTCAG GATGAAGGAGATGGCGAGCTCGCTGGAGAAGCAGCACAGCCTCCTGAAGCTCATCATCCAGAAGATGGAGATCACCTCGGAGGCCGACGAGTACGACGGCCCCGTGAACGTCAGGGGCAGGATGTGGCCGAGCTTGAGTCAGAGGAGCCACAGAGGACAGACCTTGTCGCGCTGGGTCCCGCTGATGAAGGCCATCGAGTCCAAGAGAAAATGA
- the msc gene encoding musculin, which translates to MSTGSAASDAEDYETCHRGTARKTTCYNRYSDEELEDEGVEERNLKHERKLSKTHQKEARQTQRNAANARERARMRVLSKAFSRLKTSLPWVPADTKLSKLDTLRLASSYISHLRQLLQEDRFENRFAHPVNLTWPFLMTGRSDDGQDISSTVRLCGATA; encoded by the exons ATGTCCACTGGCTCTGCTGCAAGTGATGCCGAGGACTACGAGACCTGTCACAGGGGGACTGCGCGGAAGACCACCTGCTACAACCGGTATTCGGAtgaggagctggaggatgaaGGCGTGGAGGAGAGGAATCTCAAGCACGAGCGCAAGCTCTCCAAGACGCACCAGAAGGAAGCGCGCCAGACGCAAAGAAACGCGGCCAACGCGCGGGAGAGGGCGCGGATGAGGGTGCTGAGCAAAGCCTTCTCCAGACTAAAAACCAGCCTGCCCTGGGTACCGGCGGACACCAAGCTGTCCAAACTGGACACGCTCCGACTCGCCTCGAGCTACATCTCTCACCTGAGACAGCTCCTGCAGGAGGACCGCTTCGAGAACCGCTTCGCGCACCCAGTCAATCTG ACGTGGCCTTTTCTGATGACGGGGCGATCAGACGACGGCCAAGACATCTCGTCCACTGTAAGACTGTGTGGAGCGACAGCGTAG